One region of Bacillus pumilus genomic DNA includes:
- the thiS gene encoding sulfur carrier protein ThiS translates to MKIQLNGRIVDFDQENGTIYDLLSDYQLENRVVIVEKNQEIIDKEAFQQVKIQPNDTIEIVHFVGGG, encoded by the coding sequence ATGAAAATTCAATTGAATGGCAGAATCGTTGATTTCGATCAAGAGAATGGAACGATCTATGACCTGCTATCAGACTATCAGCTTGAAAATCGAGTAGTGATTGTGGAAAAGAACCAAGAAATTATTGATAAAGAAGCGTTTCAACAAGTGAAAATTCAACCTAATGACACGATCGAAATCGTTCACTTTGTAGGAGGAGGATGA
- a CDS encoding thiazole synthase encodes MLHIGGKTFTSRLLLGTGKYPSFEVQKEAVNVSEAEILTFAVRRMNIFEASQPNFLEQLDLSKYTLLPNTAGASTAEEAVRIARLAKASGLCDMIKVEVIGCSRSLLPDPVETLKASEMLLEEGFIVLPYTSDDVVLARKLEELGVHAIMPGASPIGSGQGLLNPLNLSFIIEQAKVPVIIDAGVGSPKDAAYAMELGADAVLLNTAVSGAKDPVKMAKAMKLAIESGRLGFEAGRIPLKNYGTASSPQEGMLAF; translated from the coding sequence ATGCTGCATATTGGCGGAAAAACATTCACATCTAGATTATTACTTGGTACAGGGAAGTATCCATCATTTGAAGTTCAAAAAGAAGCCGTGAACGTATCAGAAGCAGAAATATTAACCTTTGCTGTGAGAAGAATGAACATTTTCGAAGCATCTCAGCCAAACTTTTTGGAGCAGCTTGATTTATCAAAATATACGCTGCTTCCGAATACAGCTGGTGCTAGTACAGCGGAAGAGGCAGTTCGTATTGCTCGATTAGCGAAGGCTTCTGGACTGTGTGACATGATCAAGGTAGAAGTCATTGGCTGCTCAAGGTCTCTTCTGCCAGATCCAGTCGAAACGTTAAAAGCATCCGAAATGCTACTCGAAGAAGGATTTATCGTGCTGCCATATACATCTGATGATGTGGTACTGGCAAGAAAATTAGAAGAGCTTGGTGTCCATGCCATCATGCCAGGTGCTTCGCCGATTGGTTCAGGGCAAGGCTTACTAAACCCTCTGAATCTCTCATTTATTATCGAGCAGGCAAAGGTACCGGTGATTATTGATGCTGGTGTAGGCTCTCCAAAGGATGCGGCTTATGCGATGGAGCTAGGGGCTGACGCTGTATTACTGAACACCGCTGTGTCAGGTGCAAAGGACCCTGTGAAAATGGCAAAAGCCATGAAGCTGGCGATTGAATCAGGAAGGCTAGGCTTCGAGGCGGGACGTATTCCTTTGAAAAACTACGGGACAGCAAGCAGTCCGCAGGAAGGAATGCTGGCATTTTGA